TCATTTTTCAAAATACCATTGATTAAAAGTTGAATAGTAATTAAATCATCACTTTTAACAGCGATAAAAGCATCCTCATCTTCAAAAACATTTTCCGGATCAATTAATGTTAAATTTCCTGCTATATCTTTTTTTACAATTGCATTGTCAATTTTGTAAGCCATAATACCACAACTCTTTTATCTAATATAGAATATATTTAAAATACTATTTATAACTTAACCTTTTATAGATTTATATCCACTTTCAATAGCTTTTAAATTCATATCATGGAATTTAGGTTTCAAATTATTTTTCATTGCATCAATAACTGATTCTTTAGACAAAGGAAAATTGTCATCAGCAGTTACTGCACCTAAAAGGACCATGTTTAAAGCTAAAACACTTCCTGCTTCAATAGCCAATTCAGTACCATTGATTGGAAGAACGTGTTTGAAATTTTCTTTTAAGGTTTTTGTTATGCTGTCAACACTAGGATAAGGTTTATCTGTTGAAGACGGAATAATCGGATGAGTATTGTAAACAATTTTAGTATTCTCATTTACTTTATCAAGTCCTCTTATTGTTTCTATTGGTTCGAAAGCAAGCAACATATCTGCACCCTGATTTGGAATAATTGAAGAATTATATCCCCCAATTTTTAGTTCTGTTGAAACGGAACCTCCTCTTTGAGACATACCATGAATTTCACTCATAACCACATCTAAACCTTGATTCATTGCAGCTTCACCTATGATTGTAGATGTTTTAATAATTCCTTGTCCACCTACGCCACAAATATAAATACAATAATGATTATCCATTTTCTCACCTACCTGCCTCTAAAGCACCATATTTACAGACCTGAATACATACATTACATCCGTCACATTGGGATTTGTCAACGGTGATTTTTCCATTAACTTTTGAAATGGCAGGGCATGCCAGTTCATTTACACATTTGTCACAGTTGTTACAGTTTCCTTCAACAAAGTTGACCGGCGGTTTTTTAGTTAAACCTTTAATCAATGTACAAGGAGCTTTTGAAATAATTACTGCTGCATCATCCCTTTGGAATGCTTCAGTGTAAGTTTTTACAACCTGTTCCAGATTGAACGGGCTGATTACGCGCACATAGTCACAGCCGCATGCTGCAGCTAATTTACGGATTG
The sequence above is a segment of the Methanobrevibacter sp. genome. Coding sequences within it:
- a CDS encoding indolepyruvate oxidoreductase subunit beta, producing the protein MDNHYCIYICGVGGQGIIKTSTIIGEAAMNQGLDVVMSEIHGMSQRGGSVSTELKIGGYNSSIIPNQGADMLLAFEPIETIRGLDKVNENTKIVYNTHPIIPSSTDKPYPSVDSITKTLKENFKHVLPINGTELAIEAGSVLALNMVLLGAVTADDNFPLSKESVIDAMKNNLKPKFHDMNLKAIESGYKSIKG